A single Sphingomonas sp. IW22 DNA region contains:
- a CDS encoding tryptophan halogenase family protein, whose protein sequence is MDKARTEAGSTRPRVLVVGGGTAGWMTAAALGWAFAGRMADVTLVESEAIGTVGVGEATVPHIRYFNQRLGIDESEFVRETRATFKLGIEFRDWGRIGDSYIHPFGDFGHDIDGMPFHQHWLKLHRHGVAPPLEACSLPILAARADRFAPPASDPRSIRSTYSYAYQFDAGLYAAFLRRYAEARGVRRVEGKVVEVERGPAGVAAIRLDDGRRIEADLFVDCSGFRGLLIEGALAAGYEDWTDWLPCDAAWAVPCDAAPGPRAPYTRATARDAGWQWRIPLQHRVGNGYVFSTRFAEPDVARAALLANLEGDPRAEPKLLRFKAGRRRRQWADNVVAIGLSSGFLEPLESTSIHLIQLGITKLIELFPANGRADPVVRAEFDRAMSLEYERVRDFLVLHYCATERDDTPFWRYVRTMKLPDTLVDWLAAFRARGVVPSYREGMFLPASWLAVLFGQRVVPSAVHPLVEAADLKQTQASVDAVAAACARAAAAMQLHDDHLSALVTRAAA, encoded by the coding sequence GTGGATAAGGCAAGGACAGAGGCGGGCAGCACCCGTCCGCGCGTGCTGGTGGTGGGCGGCGGAACCGCGGGCTGGATGACGGCGGCGGCGCTGGGCTGGGCCTTTGCGGGTCGGATGGCCGATGTAACCCTGGTCGAATCGGAGGCGATCGGCACGGTGGGCGTGGGCGAAGCGACGGTCCCGCATATCCGCTATTTCAATCAGCGGCTGGGTATCGACGAATCGGAATTCGTCCGGGAAACGCGCGCCACGTTCAAACTGGGTATCGAATTTCGCGACTGGGGGCGGATCGGCGACAGCTATATCCACCCGTTCGGTGATTTCGGTCACGATATCGACGGAATGCCCTTTCACCAGCACTGGCTCAAACTGCATCGCCACGGGGTGGCCCCGCCGCTGGAGGCATGTTCGCTGCCGATCCTGGCCGCGCGCGCTGACCGGTTCGCGCCGCCGGCATCCGACCCGCGTTCGATCCGCTCGACTTATTCCTATGCCTATCAGTTCGATGCCGGGCTCTATGCCGCCTTTCTGCGGCGCTATGCCGAAGCACGCGGGGTGAGGCGGGTTGAGGGTAAGGTGGTGGAGGTGGAGCGCGGCCCCGCCGGTGTCGCGGCCATCCGCCTGGACGACGGGCGGCGGATCGAGGCCGATCTGTTCGTCGATTGCTCTGGCTTTCGCGGCTTGCTGATCGAAGGCGCGCTGGCGGCTGGTTATGAGGACTGGACCGACTGGCTGCCCTGCGATGCCGCATGGGCGGTGCCGTGTGACGCGGCGCCCGGTCCGCGTGCGCCCTATACCCGCGCCACCGCGCGCGATGCGGGCTGGCAATGGCGCATTCCGTTGCAGCACCGCGTGGGCAACGGGTACGTCTTTTCGACGCGCTTTGCAGAGCCGGATGTCGCGCGCGCCGCGTTGCTCGCCAATCTGGAGGGTGATCCGCGCGCCGAGCCAAAGTTGCTGCGGTTCAAGGCGGGCCGGCGTCGGCGGCAATGGGCGGACAACGTCGTCGCTATCGGCCTGTCGTCGGGCTTTCTGGAGCCGCTGGAATCGACCTCCATCCACCTGATCCAGCTTGGCATCACCAAGCTGATCGAGCTGTTCCCCGCCAATGGCCGCGCCGATCCGGTCGTCCGGGCCGAATTCGACCGTGCCATGTCGCTGGAATATGAGCGGGTGCGCGACTTCCTCGTGCTACATTATTGCGCGACGGAGCGGGATGACACGCCCTTCTGGCGATATGTTCGCACGATGAAACTGCCCGACACGCTGGTGGACTGGCTGGCGGCATTCCGCGCACGCGGGGTGGTGCCCAGCTATCGCGAGGGGATGTTCCTGCCGGCGAGCTGGCTGGCGGTGCTGTTCGGACAGCGTGTGGTCCCGTCGGCGGTGCATCCGCTGGTGGAAGCGGCCGACCTGAAACAGACACAGGCGAGTGTGGATGCGGTCGCCGCCGCCTGTGCGCGCGCGGCCGCTGCCATGCAGCTGCATGACGATCATCTGTCGGCGCTGGTGACGAGGGCAGCGGCATGA